The following coding sequences are from one Lolium rigidum isolate FL_2022 chromosome 6, APGP_CSIRO_Lrig_0.1, whole genome shotgun sequence window:
- the LOC124666714 gene encoding serine/threonine-protein kinase Aurora-2-like — translation MAISTDSHSEEQATQHSQEDKRWVLSDFDVGKALGRGKFGHVYLAREKRSNQIVALKVLFKNQLKQSQVEHQLRREVEIQSHLRHPNILRLYGYFYDQTRVYLILEHAAKGELYKELQRCKHFSERRSATYIASLARALIYLHGKHVIHRDIKPENLLVGAQGELKIADFGWSVHTFNRRRTMCGTLDYLPPEMVEKTEHDYHVDIWSLGILCYEFLYGLPPFEAKEHSETYRRIVKVDLKFPSKPFVSTAAKDLISQMLVKNSAHRLPLHKVLEHPWIVQNADPSGVYRG, via the exons ATGGCGATCTCCACCGATTCGCACTCCGAGGAGCAG GCTACGCAGCATTCGCAGGAGGACAAGCGGTGGGTGCTGTCTGACTTCGACGTCGGGAAAGCACTCGGGAGGGGCAAGTTCGGCCATGTTTACTTGGCCAGGGAAAAGAGA AGCAATCAGATTGTGGCATTGAAAGTTCTTTTCAAGAATCAGTTGAAGCAATCTCAGGTGGAGCATCAGCTGCGGCGTGAGGTCGAGATACAGAGTCACCTTAGGCACCCCAATATTCTTCGCCTATATGGGTACTTTTATGATCAG ACCCGTGTGTACCTGATCTTGGAGCATGCTGCGAAAGGTGAGCTTTACAAGGAGTTGCAGAGATGCAAGCATTTCTCTGAAAGGCGGTCAGCAACC TACATAGCATCATTGGCACGAGCCCTCATCTATCTACATGGGAAGCATGTGATTCATCGAGATATTAAACCAGAAAACCTTTTAGTTGGAGCACAG GGAGAGTTGAAGATTGCGGACTTTGGTTGGTCTGTTCATACCTTTAACCGGAGAAGGACAATGTGTGGAACTTTAGATTATCTGCCTCCTGAAATGG TGGAGAAGACGGAACATGATTACCATGTAGACATATGGAGCTTGGGCATCCTATGTTATGAGTTCCTTTATGGTCTCCCACCTTTTGAAGCCAAAGAGCACTCCGAAACATATCGAAG GATAGTGAAAGTTGACCTGAAATTTCCATCGAAACCATTCGTTTCTACTGCTGCCAAGGACCTCATTTCACAG ATGCTTGTTAAAAACTCCGCGCATCGGCTTCCCCTCCATAAGGTCCTGGAGCACCCCTGGATCGTCCAAAACGCCGACCCTTCAGGCGTGTACAGAGGGTAG